From the genome of Neomonachus schauinslandi chromosome 5, ASM220157v2, whole genome shotgun sequence, one region includes:
- the TWF1 gene encoding twinfilin-1 isoform X2 — protein sequence MSHQTGIQASEDVKDIFARARNGKYRLLKISIENEKLVIGSCSQPSDSWDKDYDSFVLPLLEDKQPCYILFRLDSQNAQGYEWIFIAWSPDHSHVRQKMLYAATRATLKKEFGGGHIKDEVFGTVKEDVSLYGYKKYLVSQSSPAPLTAAEEELRQIKINENPEDRIGVQTDVGVDTKHQTLQGVAFPISREAFQALEQLSNRQLNYVQLEIDIKNEIIILANTTNTELKDLPKRIPKDSARYHFFLYKHSHEGDYLESIVFIYSMPGYTCSIRERMLYSSCKSPLLEIVERQLQMDVIRKIEIDNGDELTADFLYEEVHPKQHAHKQSFAKPKGPAGKRGIRRLIRGPAESEATAD from the exons ATGTCCCATCAAACAGGCATCCAAG CAAGTGAAGATGTTAAAGATATCTTTGCCAGagcaagaaatggaaaatacagacTTCTAAAAATATCTATTGAAAATG AGAAACTTGTGATTGGATCATGTAGTCAGCCTTCAGATTCCTGGGATAAGGATTATGATTCCTTTGTTTTACCCCTACTGGAGGACAAACAACCATGCTATATATTATTCAGGTTAGATTCTCAGAATGCCCAGGGATATGAATGGATATTCATTGCCTGGTCTCCAGATCATTCTCAT GTTCGTCAGAAAATGTTGTATGCGGCAACAAGAGCAACTCTGAAAAAGGAATTTGGAGGTGGCCACATTAAGGATGAAGTATTTGGAACAGTAAAG GAAGATGTATCATTATATGGTTATAAAAAATACTTGGTGTCACAATCTTCTCCTGCCCCACTGACTGCAGCTGAGGAAGAATTACGGCAGATTAAAATTAATGAG AACCCAGAGGATCGTATTGGG GTACAAACTGACGTGGGTGTGGACACTAAGCATCAAACACTACAAGGAGTAGCATTTCCTATTTCTCGAGAAGCTTTTCAGGCTTTGGAACAGTTAAGTAACAGACAGCTCAACTATGTGCAATTG gaaatagatataaaaaatgaaattataattttggCCAACACAACAAATACAGAACTAAAAGATTTGCCAAAGAGGATTCCCAAGGATTCAGCACGTTACCATTTCTTCTTGTATAAACATTCCCATGAAGGAGACTATTTGGAGTCCATAG tttttatttattcaatgccTGGATACACATGCAGTATAAGAGAACGGATGCTGTATTCTAGCTGCAAGAGCCCTCTGCTAGAAATTGTAGAAAGACAACTACAAATGGATGTCATTAGAAAG ATTGAGATAGATAACGGGGATGAGTTGACAGCAGACTTCCTTTATGAAGAAGTACATCCAAAGCAGCATGCACATAAGCAAAGTTTTGCAAAACCAAAAGGTCCTGCAGGAAAAAGAGGAATTCGAAGACTTATTAGGGGTCCAGCTGAAAGTGAAGCCACTGCTGATTAA
- the TWF1 gene encoding twinfilin-1 isoform X1, producing the protein MSHQTGIQASEDVKDIFARARNGKYRLLKISIENEKLVIGSCSQPSDSWDKDYDSFVLPLLEDKQPCYILFRLDSQNAQGYEWIFIAWSPDHSHVRQKMLYAATRATLKKEFGGGHIKDEVFGTVKEDVSLYGYKKYLVSQSSPAPLTAAEEELRQIKINEVQTDVGVDTKHQTLQGVAFPISREAFQALEQLSNRQLNYVQLEIDIKNEIIILANTTNTELKDLPKRIPKDSARYHFFLYKHSHEGDYLESIVFIYSMPGYTCSIRERMLYSSCKSPLLEIVERQLQMDVIRKIEIDNGDELTADFLYEEVHPKQHAHKQSFAKPKGPAGKRGIRRLIRGPAESEATAD; encoded by the exons ATGTCCCATCAAACAGGCATCCAAG CAAGTGAAGATGTTAAAGATATCTTTGCCAGagcaagaaatggaaaatacagacTTCTAAAAATATCTATTGAAAATG AGAAACTTGTGATTGGATCATGTAGTCAGCCTTCAGATTCCTGGGATAAGGATTATGATTCCTTTGTTTTACCCCTACTGGAGGACAAACAACCATGCTATATATTATTCAGGTTAGATTCTCAGAATGCCCAGGGATATGAATGGATATTCATTGCCTGGTCTCCAGATCATTCTCAT GTTCGTCAGAAAATGTTGTATGCGGCAACAAGAGCAACTCTGAAAAAGGAATTTGGAGGTGGCCACATTAAGGATGAAGTATTTGGAACAGTAAAG GAAGATGTATCATTATATGGTTATAAAAAATACTTGGTGTCACAATCTTCTCCTGCCCCACTGACTGCAGCTGAGGAAGAATTACGGCAGATTAAAATTAATGAG GTACAAACTGACGTGGGTGTGGACACTAAGCATCAAACACTACAAGGAGTAGCATTTCCTATTTCTCGAGAAGCTTTTCAGGCTTTGGAACAGTTAAGTAACAGACAGCTCAACTATGTGCAATTG gaaatagatataaaaaatgaaattataattttggCCAACACAACAAATACAGAACTAAAAGATTTGCCAAAGAGGATTCCCAAGGATTCAGCACGTTACCATTTCTTCTTGTATAAACATTCCCATGAAGGAGACTATTTGGAGTCCATAG tttttatttattcaatgccTGGATACACATGCAGTATAAGAGAACGGATGCTGTATTCTAGCTGCAAGAGCCCTCTGCTAGAAATTGTAGAAAGACAACTACAAATGGATGTCATTAGAAAG ATTGAGATAGATAACGGGGATGAGTTGACAGCAGACTTCCTTTATGAAGAAGTACATCCAAAGCAGCATGCACATAAGCAAAGTTTTGCAAAACCAAAAGGTCCTGCAGGAAAAAGAGGAATTCGAAGACTTATTAGGGGTCCAGCTGAAAGTGAAGCCACTGCTGATTAA
- the LOC110593661 gene encoding cytochrome b-c1 complex subunit 7-like produces KNYLKYYFKGNAAASGQNASRPAVAPSSRWLEGIRKWYYNAAGFNKLGLMRNDTIYENDDVKEAIRRLPENLYNDRMFRIKRALDLTMRHQILPKEQWTKYEEDKFYLEPYLKEVIRERKEREEWAKK; encoded by the coding sequence aaaaactacttaaaatacTACTTTAAGGGCAACGCTGCAGCCTCGGGTCAAAATGCGAGTAGGCCTGCAGTTGCACCATCAAGCCGGTGGCTGGAGGGTATTCGAAAATGGTACTACAATGCTGCAGGGTTCAATAAACTGGGGTTAATGAGAAATGATACAATATATGAGAATGATGATGTGAAAGAGGCCATAAGAAGGCTTCCTGAGAACCTTTATAACGACAGGATGTTTCGCATTAAGAGAGCACTGGACCTGACCATGAGGCATCAGATCTTGCCTAAAGAGCAGTGGACAAAATATGAGGAGGATAAATTCTACCTTGAACCATATCTGAAAGAAGTTATtcgggaaagaaaagagagagaagaatgggcAAAGAAATAA